The DNA sequence AGCATGGTTAGTAGAGactttatttataaatttgtaaGTATTTCTTACTTGTTTTCCAAGTGTACATGCTTCACAATGCTTTGTCTGTTCAAACTTAGTATCTGTGAGTCCTCTCACTAGCTTCTTTCTAGATAGCTTTGTGATTTgtttgaagcttatgtgtcccaGCTTCCTGTACTAAAGTTCTGGATTATCTTTGACAAACAGTAGGCATTTCACATCCTCGGACGATGTGTCCGGAAGATACATGTTGCCATGTCTTCGTCTAGTGAATGAGCCCTTGTTATCTTGGCTTACACCTGAGCATTTATCTTCCGCGAAAGATACCTTATATCCAGTATCACATAATTGGCTTATACTCATgagattgaagttcaaatccTTGACCGATAAAACATCATTAATAAGAAGATttccaatcttcacggttcctctGCTAGTAATTGTTCCTTTGTTATTGCCGCTAAAGGAAACACTTCCTCCATCATACTTTTCAAGATTGATGAATATCTTAGAATCTCCAGTCATACGTCTAGAACAACCACTATCAAGGTATcacttatttcttcttttctctagtACTCGCAATCATCAAAGAAACTCAAGTTTTCTTTGGTTCCCAAATCTTTTTGGGGCCTTTGTGTTTAGAAGAGTTCATTAATCTGAGAATATCTTGAGTTGGTCTCTTGATCTTAGGACAGTAACTTCTAGAGTGATTCGTGTCATTACACTTAGAACAAGTAGTAAAACTTCATCCTTcagatcttacaaattgtttcctaaagtggcTATGGTATAAAAGTTTAGGAGGTCTTTTCCTAAGTCTCTTCTTAACTATAGGAAAACTATTCTTTGAGTTAATtgccttttgaaaatcaaatcccGACTTGTTATaatagggaacttgtatagagAATATGTATTGCAGCATTTTTGATCCGGATGAgaatcatttatgaaaatttgagaTTTCCTTTCTTGAGgaggtgttttctttttcacaaaaatctttttcctttttctcggaaatattttcttcttctaaaagatctcttccctttttcaacaaaatgttttctttctctAGAGATTCATTCCTAGACTTTAGCTGCGCATTTTCCCTATAAATAAAATCTGATCTCTCTTTGATTAgtgaaaattcattttcgagaaagtttattttatctttttgagaaacgtctctttgtttcaaacttgctacttcctttttcaactcggaaagtctcttaagagtagcctcATATTCTAAACATAGTTCATTTATGTATTCGGACACCTTAGAAGGAATTTTTAGACTTTTACCTCGGATTCATCCTCTGAGCCGACCATGAGACAAATATTgacgtattcttcatcactttcacattcaaTGTCACTTAAGATTTCTGCCGTCGGGGCTTTCCTAGATTTAtcatcctttcttttcttctttaatagaggcAGTTTGGCTTGATGTGTCCTCTCTTCTTGCATTCATAGCAAGTGATATCTTTATTCTCGTCTCTTGCTTGagatgatcttctttgatcatactatttgaaatctcttttatctttgaaattttttcctttctttgccattcttttgaatctcttgaccatgagTGCTAGTTCCTCATCATCTACATCTTCAGAATACGTGACATCAAAATTAGCATTAGATTTCAAAATAATGGATTTCTTACCTTTTGACGTTGCTTCCTCGTTGTTTCTTTCATCCTCataggattgaagagttccgACGAGCTCATCCATGGATAGCGAttatattctttgagtctctcgaatgaaaattttcacattGTCCCATTTTTTTGTAAGTGCTACGAGTAGCTTGTTCACTCATATCGGTCCAGAAACCGGTTGCCCATGATAGGTAAGACTATTCATTATTTTAGTAAAtctatcaaacatttctttcacggTTTGACCAGGCTTCATCTTGAATGGTTCGTATTGCATTGCCCAAGAAGGATATTGACTTTCGTCTTGTTGACTCTGTCGGTTCCTTCATAAGTAACGTAGAGTTTGTCCCAAATCTCTTTCGACGTGGAACAATCTATTATACGTTATTCAGTGgaagataatgcactataaaaagaataaatagcTTTTGTATCCAGAGCATCTCTCTTTGCTATCTCAGTAGCGGATAGAGTGGCGGTTGGGGTAGTAGTAGTAGTTTCATCCCATGCATTTGTTCTGTTTGAAGTGCCTGCATTGGGATTTGCAGCTCTTTGTACAACATTCCATATTTGGGGATCTTGGCATCCGATGTATGCCTTGAATTTATTCTTCTAGTCATTGTACTCTTTCCCTTCGAAATATGGTGGCCTATTGTTGTTTCCACCTTCAATCCAAGtgggagagaaattgctagccatgaAGATCGTTAGcttagaagtaaaaacacttcaaaaatatgagcaccaggcTCTGATTCCAATTGTTGTAGCTAGCTTTATCACCTAGAGGGAGGTGAATAGGTGAATACAATGTATTATCTCAAATCGATGAGAAATTTAAATCGGATAACTTGTGGCTTGACCCTCTGATGATGATCACACTCAAAAGTGCAATGTGCATTGGATGTACGGtttgactatcacaatataCGTATATAAACAAGTATGAGCTAGGGATAAAGAAAATTGCACGgagagtttatagtggtttagctttattcaagcctacgtTCACTTCTTCAGGTTAGTAGTCAATCGGCTATATTCCACTAGTAAACTGCTCATAGGTTACTGCTTAGTGATCTCCCTTGAGATGCGGGATTCCACGGCTAACACTCAACATTCTCGTATATACCTCTAAGAATTACAGTGAATAGATCAAAGAGAAGATAAGAATTGGAGCTCTCTCGATCATGGAATTTAGAACACTATTCCCTCTTTACaccaaccttttttttcttcggcTTTGAGATCTCTTTTATAATTCTCCACCTCCAACTATTCATTGTAAGGCCTCTAGAGGATTGCTCTCCAAAATACCCATTTGGACAAGACTGTATCCAAAAAGTGATCTCTTAGCCATTGAGAATTACTAAAGGAAAGCCTTCCCTGTTAGATCAAATCACACATACAATTACGATCCTGGATTTCCATAAATGGATTTCTCCAATTGGAAAGTCGCGCTTGTCTCCTTAGATCCACGTCATTGATTGATTGTCATCATCGAGAATCTTCCGGAACAATCCATCTCGATCACTTGCtattgtgatgatgtaatatatcaattaaatcacCTTTTGAATCTGTCTTGGAACTCTAGTTACTGCACGTGAAATGTTTCTCTCatagcttgagcatcattccaacgtccgagctccccTGCTCAATGTATAAGCTCCACACAATATATGAGTCCTTTAGAGTAACATCTAAGCCATGTTTTGAcaaattcaatcccgtgcatcctcgCACCTTTGGACAATTTGTAAAACAAGTATTTCACGGCATTATCCCAAACTAAGAGtttatggattgttttgtcatcttcaaaatcatTCTTGGGGTTTTCTCAACATGAGGGAAATGGATATGTGGACTGTAAGGCCTAATTTTCTTGTGTATTGCCGAATGACGGGAATTGAAGCAGATATGGGCGAGGTGGTTGAAAGACTTGATGGGTGTTCAAGAGATTATGTGGTATGCACCTAACATGGGGTTAATAAATGGAGGTTTCAAAACTATTGGTGGATGGATTATGGTATGGGGTTAGCTAAATTACGTAGGTCGTAGTTTGATATGGATTTCGTTTGATACTAGTGGGTAGCCATGCGTAACTTGTGCAATAGGCCTGATTGGGTGTTGCCGGATGATATCGATTGGTTATCAAGTGGCTTGTGTTTCTGAGTAAGCAGCTAGTAGTACTCGATCGTTCTAAATGTGAGCTTTATGTTTTGATAAAGTGATATGAGTGAGCTACTGAGTAGTTGTGGATGTGGGACGAGGAATTCATTTTTGTGGTGGTATGAGTTGAGCAATAATGATTTGTGGTCTTGAGTATGATGCGATGTGAAGCAATTAGACCGTGGTGCCTGACTATGCGGGTTGTGAGATCGATGACTTGAAATGGAGCCCCAATGTAAGGAAAATCGAGGGCTGTATCCCTCGTGAGAGAATGAGGCATGTGTCCCTCATGATTTTCATGGCTCATGCCCCGTAAACGAAAAGCTGAGGTAAAACCCAAAATCGAGACCTGTGTCCCTCGAATAAACAAGAGGTTTGTGTCCCTCATTAACTGTGGTAGTAAAAGACTGAAACCAGATACTTTAGTGTGTATGGTATCGGAAGCAGTATTTCGGTGTGTCCGGTACAACACTTCAGTGTGTATGGTATCGAAATCCGATACTTTAGTATGTCTGGTATCGGAAGAAATATTTCAGTGTGTCGGGTGTCGATACGTTATCTTAGTGTGTCTGGTGACATCATGTTACTTCAATATCTCCGATAACATTGTTATGTCGGATGAGTTCTAAAAATTACCCCATGGTTTTCGGAAGGATATCGGTGAGCCGTGTGTCGGAGATTGATGATGCGTTCGTTAGAGGTTATGAGATGTGAGGTCGGATTGATTCCAGAGGATTTGGAATTGAATGTCGAGTTTGCCCGCAGTGTGGATGATTTTCGTAACGAGAAGGTTAGCATTGTGGAGAGTTGGGTCCGTTCCACTTGGTAGTGGTGATGAGACTACTTATGAGAGTTTATGTGGGATGCAGCTTGCATGGAATGCCTACATTTGTTCCACGATTACGACATATGCTTCAGCATCCACAATCTGCTACGAGACATATGTCTTTCTTCAGCATGTTCACACCATATTTTGGACCAAACCGATACTATAATATCATTAATAAAGACGATAAACATGTCCGTATTTCCAAAAGAGAAGacataaaaatttcaatgtgCACTAAAAGTCTTGCATAACCCCAGacacaaaataacaaaatatccatagagagagagaatgaaattcTATGGCACCCACTTGATCACGATCTACCTCGCTTCCCACGGAGGAAGACATCAGTGAGAACCTTCTCGGAGTGAAATGAAGTCGTCAGCAACTTTATAACCTTCAAAGTAGAAaaccaaataattaaaaaggacAGTTACTTTATTTCATTTTGCGTCAAATTATTTCGGACTCTGCAAGCCCTATAACAATTGCGAACATAATCTTTATTACGTTGTACGAAAGCTCAAATTTATACATCTCTTAAAATGGATTTTCCACATATATTGTTGagttataaagtttgcatttcGAAAATCTGAAAGATATTCTTATGAGAAGGAATGGCATGGGCTTACCTCGTCCATTCCCAAGTCGACCACCTTCTCCTCAAGATGTCCTATTTCCTCGACGTTGAACTTTTTGAGCAAAGTAATGCTAGAAATAGTAGACATTGGCTCTACCGCTAGATCGTCCATCACCATGTACATTGCCTCCCCTAGCACGAAACCGCCCTTACCGCCAGATTCAGCTGCCGGTTTACCAGCCGGTGGTTTTACAAGATAGCATATGTGTGCCATGGAAATGTGGCACACGGGACATTTTGCAGAAGGGTGCAGGGCCACATAGCTACAGTGAACAGAAGTAGAGCACCTGTAGTAGCGTGTTGAATCTGAAGACGGAGACGTATCAAACAATAGAAATGGGATTTCGTGGAAAAAGGCGGGTGCTTTGGGTTTCAAGAGACTGTCTTTCTTCGAAGATTCTATGAACGCATTGTTCAGCTTATCGACGCTACCATAGAGATTGCCTAAACTGCCCATGACCCCAGTTTCCATAAGGAGGTGGATCAACTGTCCGACCGGCAATGCAAGGATGTGAAAGAGAAAGTCGACAAAATCTTTGCCTGCCTCCGCAAAGAGCACCGTTCGTTTGCTCCTGTCGATCACAAGCTTCAAGCTCACTTTGCCAATTCCCATTGTTTGGTTCACTGTACGCAGAGATCTATGTGAGTAGATGCGATCGTTGTTTTTAAAATAATGCGGGAAATGCCGGATCTCGAAATTAAATCAACACGAAATAACAACAGAGATTTACCTGGTTCAGTCGGTGTCAGCGGCGTTGCTTTCTTTTTACTCATGATCCACTAAATAAACGGAGCAAACTAACAATCAATCACACACTCCTTGTCCAAACCTAATTTACACGCGATGAGAAAACTCAATTGGATGAAAAGCTCCCCGCACCGAACCCACTGCGCTTCCCTTTTCTCTATGCTTCTGTGTTTgtgccagaaaaaagaaagagaccaCTTGCAGGACTTTTAAGGACCAAAGTTGACGTCCCCGGTTTTGGCAACAAGTCCAAATCGTGATCACCCGGTCAAATCTTGGatgattgttttccttttcttcctagAACGTTCAAATCTCTATGCCCATTCATTGGACAAGTTATCTTCAACAGGTAAACAAATCTCAACATATCTGCAGCCATCTCCCGTTCGAGATAAATTACAATCCACAtagaatttttagatttttttcctaaaagattCGGTTTAACAAACTCATCTATATCCTGTAATTCGATCGGATTTCGTAATAGGTTGAAACTCAAGACACGGTTTAACATCATTTGCGAATATTTGTTCATGGACGTTGAGATCTTGTGGCTTCTTGTCTACAATCAATCAATGAAGAGTAATTCCAAGTCTGCGATTTTCTCCTAGTTGAAAGAAATAGCTCTACTGTAGGAGAAGGAAGACAAACAACAGAgatgagcaattaaatttgtGTAATCTGTCGCTTTTATAAATGGGAAGTACTGATAATAGAAAGATAACATGTTTCTTTGTTTGTGCGCGACGTTTCTACAGTTTATAAACTCTAGTATTTATAGTGTTCACAACATTACTGCCTATAAGCAGTTCTTCGGCAGTTTTATCCTTGCCTTCACATATTAGGAGCTTTCGGTTCCATATCTTTTCATCGCCATGACTTCTCATCTTCATATGAATAACTTTCTTATCGTCTAGTAGTTATCCACAAGAaactcaaatattaaaaaatatcactaATAGGCAATTAAACTTCAATGTTCATGTCAATGCCTTTATCCTAACTAACTGACGTTTACTGTTGATAACTTTCTTCGATGCTCTTCAAGTTGTCGACATTTATGTAAAAGTGCTTAAGTATCCAAAAATAGCGATCCCTTCCGCAAATTGTTTAAATCAAATTAGTGGGTATGACTTACCTTTCGTGCCTTATTAGATATTACATGTGAGTTTAATTGATGCTTAGGTACATCTCTTGCCTCGGGATCAACGTTTCGGTGAGTTAACCCTACCATTGGAGTTGGTGAATTTCGGGATACGGGATTTAAAACTTGATTAGAGCATAATTAAATTatgatttagtcttaaatttttgatttcgtGTTAGATCGAAAACTCTTCACAATTTAAGTGTGGAAGTGGCGTTGCATTGCCACTTGTATTTGTTTCGATTCTTGATAGGAATGTATTTCAATTGTACGTTCCGTCGTATGTTTTACCCTTTGTGGTGTGGTTGTTTCTATCGGCACAAGCCATTTCAGGTTGATGATATTTGCAGTGGTGGCTACTGGAATCTCAAATTTCATTGGGTTACAAGATATCAAAATGTACTTGTCTTTTTGTAGGGAAAAGGACCAAGAAAgacctaaatatattgcattgataccaattcaattttaatataattttttaatgcattttcaattttgttttatattttcacctccttcttttctctttctcatttccTTGTGCCGGTGGCCAGCCGAACCCAGGCCACAAGCCATGGCCAAGAAGGGTCACACTTCCCGGCCACAAGCAAGGGTTGACCTTGCCGGGTCACGCTAGGGCAAGCGCCGACAAGGTCCCCCttgccggatctagcgaggctgACCCTTGCGCAGGCTAGTGCAAGCCGCCTCGCGTCGGGGAGGTGTAAATATTATGCAAAATACTAtacaaaaatacaatttgaatg is a window from the Rhodamnia argentea isolate NSW1041297 chromosome 8, ASM2092103v1, whole genome shotgun sequence genome containing:
- the LOC125316300 gene encoding uncharacterized protein LOC125316300, producing the protein MGIGKVSLKLVIDRSKRTVLFAEAGKDFVDFLFHILALPVGQLIHLLMETGVMGSLGNLYGSVDKLNNAFIESSKKDSLLKPKAPAFFHEIPFLLFDTSPSSDSTRYYRCSTSVHCSYVALHPSAKCPVCHISMAHICYLVKPPAGKPAAESGGKGGFVLGEAMYMVMDDLAVEPMSTISSITLLKKFNVEEIGHLEEKVVDLGMDEVIKLLTTSFHSEKVLTDVFLRGKRGRS